ACTACCCCTTTCATAGCCGATGCAGAACCTTTTTCCTGTTTTCCGCAGGAGAATAATACCATCAGTACGACCAGGATCAGGATAAATTTCTTCATTTTTCCTTCCCGCTTTTAGGTAATATGAGGGGCATAAAATAATTGATCCCTGAAAAAGCTGTGATAAATGCCACCAGCCAGAAGTAATAATATATCAGCATATAGATTGTGCTGTTTTCCACTTGTGTAATTGCTAGATAGATAATCACAAAGGTCAATCCTGCCATCTGGGTGACTGTTTTAATTTTGCCCCAGTTATTAGCAGGAAGATATATTTTTCTTTTCACATAAACCTGACGTAGAACAGATACTGCTACTTCCCGGAAAATGATAATAAACACTGCTCCAATACTGATCAATTGAAATGGTGGCACGGCTATCCCGATCAAAGCAGCTCCGGTAAGCAGTTTATCTGCCAGCGGATCCATAATCTTGCCAAAATTACTAATAGCATTATATTTTCTGGCAATTTTGCCATCCAGATAATCCGTAATTTCTGCTATCACAAAAATCACTGCTGACCACATCAGACTATTGGTGACAGGGGCAAAAAAGAAAA
The Candidatus Stygibacter australis genome window above contains:
- the pgsA gene encoding CDP-diacylglycerol--glycerol-3-phosphate 3-phosphatidyltransferase, which codes for MIKYIPNILTMLRVVLVPVFVWFFFFAPVTNSLMWSAVIFVIAEITDYLDGKIARKYNAISNFGKIMDPLADKLLTGAALIGIAVPPFQLISIGAVFIIIFREVAVSVLRQVYVKRKIYLPANNWGKIKTVTQMAGLTFVIIYLAITQVENSTIYMLIYYYFWLVAFITAFSGINYFMPLILPKSGKEK